One window of Oscillibacter hominis genomic DNA carries:
- the mraZ gene encoding division/cell wall cluster transcriptional repressor MraZ, with translation MALKPHRGERAADMTGQYQHNIDAKGRLFIPAKLREELGETFYVTMGTDRCLSVYSDASWAKFTEKFESLPYTKTKAMRPLFANAAKCEPDAQGRILIPQKLRTYADLHKDVVVIGVSNRAEIWNADAWHAVEEEELNPENLAAVMEELGF, from the coding sequence GTGGCGCTGAAACCCCACAGAGGGGAGCGGGCGGCAGACATGACAGGCCAGTATCAGCACAATATCGACGCCAAGGGCCGCCTGTTCATTCCTGCCAAGCTGCGGGAGGAATTGGGGGAGACGTTTTATGTCACCATGGGAACTGACCGGTGCCTCTCCGTCTACTCCGACGCCAGCTGGGCGAAATTCACAGAGAAATTTGAAAGCCTGCCCTACACCAAGACAAAGGCCATGCGGCCGCTATTTGCCAACGCCGCCAAATGCGAGCCCGACGCCCAGGGGCGTATCTTGATTCCCCAGAAGCTGCGCACCTATGCGGACCTGCACAAGGACGTGGTGGTGATCGGCGTTTCCAACCGTGCGGAGATCTGGAACGCAGACGCATGGCATGCGGTGGAGGAAGAGGAGCTGAATCCGGAGAACCTGGCCGCCGTTATGGAGGAGCTGGGATTCTAA
- the coaD gene encoding pantetheine-phosphate adenylyltransferase, with amino-acid sequence MTTAICSGSFDPITLGHLNIIQRAAGCFDRVYVCVVPNAEKRGQMFTPEQKLALVQKAVEGLPNVEAELWPGLLAEFAQKHGAKVIVRGVRNGSDFDQEYQMARINGGLCPGLETVLLPAAAEYEHFSSTMAREMIRYGQPLERYLPAAIVPDIKQWINGR; translated from the coding sequence ATGACAACGGCGATCTGTTCGGGCAGCTTTGATCCCATCACCCTGGGACATTTGAATATCATCCAGCGGGCGGCGGGGTGCTTTGACCGGGTCTATGTGTGCGTGGTCCCCAACGCGGAAAAGCGGGGGCAGATGTTCACCCCGGAGCAGAAGCTTGCCCTGGTGCAAAAGGCTGTGGAGGGGCTGCCCAACGTGGAGGCGGAGCTGTGGCCGGGTCTGCTGGCGGAGTTTGCACAAAAGCACGGCGCGAAGGTGATTGTCCGGGGCGTGCGCAATGGGAGCGATTTTGACCAGGAGTATCAGATGGCCCGCATCAACGGCGGGCTGTGCCCGGGGCTGGAGACGGTGCTGCTGCCGGCCGCGGCGGAGTACGAGCACTTCAGCTCCACCATGGCCCGGGAGATGATCCGCTACGGCCAGCCGCTGGAGCGGTACCTGCCGGCGGCCATTGTCCCGGATATCAAACAGTGGATCAACGGGCGGTAA
- a CDS encoding SufB/SufD family protein translates to MMESQVDRSLLEKIADLIGKPVGAFNIRKDSGCDGRQSTEHIQITGKEDKPGIDIRIKAGTVGETCHIPVIITKPGIEEMVYNDFYIGENCDVEIVAGCGIHNCGAETSRHDGIHTFYVGRNSRVHYTEKHYGDGDGAGGRIMNPQTVVYLEEGASIRMDTTQIRGIDSTKRDTKIVCGKGAEAVITERLLTHGDQVAESDMEIVLDGEDAKGRVISRSVAQDRSSQVFYPRMVGNAQCFGHVQCDSIIMGNAKIRSIPAITANCTEAQLIHEAAIGKIAGDQLLKLETLGLTEEEAEDCILKGFLA, encoded by the coding sequence ATGATGGAGAGCCAAGTGGACCGCAGCTTGCTGGAGAAGATCGCGGATCTGATCGGCAAGCCGGTGGGTGCGTTCAACATCCGTAAGGATTCCGGCTGCGACGGCCGGCAGAGCACCGAGCACATCCAGATCACCGGCAAGGAGGACAAGCCCGGCATCGATATCCGCATCAAGGCCGGCACCGTGGGCGAGACCTGCCATATTCCCGTCATCATCACCAAGCCCGGCATTGAGGAGATGGTGTACAATGACTTCTACATTGGGGAAAACTGCGATGTGGAGATCGTGGCCGGCTGCGGGATTCACAACTGCGGCGCGGAGACCTCCCGCCACGACGGGATCCACACCTTCTATGTGGGCAGGAACTCCAGGGTACACTATACGGAGAAGCACTACGGTGACGGGGACGGCGCCGGCGGGCGCATCATGAATCCCCAGACTGTGGTCTACCTGGAGGAGGGTGCCTCCATCCGGATGGACACCACCCAGATCCGGGGCATCGACTCCACCAAGCGGGACACCAAGATCGTCTGCGGCAAGGGCGCCGAGGCCGTCATCACCGAACGGCTGCTGACCCACGGCGACCAGGTGGCTGAGTCGGACATGGAGATTGTCCTGGACGGTGAGGACGCCAAGGGCCGGGTGATCTCCCGCTCCGTAGCCCAGGACCGCTCCAGCCAGGTCTTCTATCCCCGGATGGTGGGCAATGCCCAGTGCTTCGGCCACGTCCAGTGTGACTCCATCATCATGGGGAACGCCAAAATCCGCTCCATCCCGGCCATCACCGCCAACTGCACCGAGGCCCAGCTGATTCACGAGGCGGCCATCGGCAAGATCGCCGGCGATCAGCTTTTGAAGCTGGAAACCCTCGGCCTCACGGAGGAAGAGGCGGAGGACTGCATCCTGAAGGGCTTTTTGGCTTGA
- a CDS encoding ABC transporter ATP-binding protein, with product MLELNHICYSVHDQDGELGILKDISLTIEDHRLVVFTGPNGGGKTTLAKVIMGLVQPTSGQILWNGKDITALGITERARLGISYGFQQPPRFKGLTVRKLLTLASGNEKLPKELCCQFLTKVGLCANDYLDREVDVSLSGGEVKRIEIATILARGAELMIFDEPEAGIDLWSFSRLTETFEQIHSAGTATMVIISHQERIISLADEVIVVGDGTISHRGSAQDILPKILTSTIGSCPVLTKEGAR from the coding sequence ATGCTGGAACTGAACCACATCTGTTACTCCGTCCACGATCAGGATGGAGAGCTTGGGATTTTAAAAGACATCTCCCTGACCATTGAGGATCACCGCCTGGTGGTGTTCACCGGGCCCAACGGCGGTGGGAAGACCACCCTGGCCAAAGTCATCATGGGCCTGGTGCAGCCCACCTCCGGCCAGATTCTCTGGAACGGGAAGGACATCACAGCCTTAGGCATCACCGAGCGGGCACGCCTTGGCATCAGCTACGGCTTTCAGCAGCCGCCCCGGTTCAAGGGGCTGACAGTCCGCAAACTGCTGACCCTGGCCTCCGGCAACGAGAAGCTGCCCAAGGAGCTCTGCTGCCAGTTTCTGACCAAGGTGGGCCTGTGCGCCAACGACTATCTGGACCGTGAGGTGGATGTGTCCCTCTCCGGCGGAGAGGTCAAGCGCATTGAAATTGCCACCATTCTGGCCCGGGGCGCGGAGCTGATGATCTTTGACGAGCCGGAGGCGGGCATTGACCTTTGGAGCTTCTCCCGCCTGACGGAGACCTTTGAGCAGATTCACAGCGCCGGAACCGCCACCATGGTCATCATCTCCCACCAGGAGCGGATCATCTCCCTGGCAGACGAGGTCATCGTGGTGGGTGACGGTACCATCTCCCACAGGGGCAGCGCCCAGGATATCCTGCCCAAGATTTTGACCAGTACCATCGGGTCCTGCCCGGTGTTGACGAAAGAAGGTGCGCGCTGA
- a CDS encoding tryptophanase: protein MSQIKFMSGENIPLEMHKVRIVQKLCLPTVEQRQKNMEAAGNNTFLLQNKDVFIDMLTDSGVNAMSDNQQAAMLQADDAYAGSATFTRLEGKLRELFGMDYYLPTHQGRAAENILAETYVKPGTVIPMNYHFTTTKAHITRLGGRVEELICDEGLESFNDYPFKGNFNVDKLRALIESEGVEKTPFVRLEAGTNLIGGQPLSLRNIKDVCAVCREYGILTVLDASLLQDNLYFIKQREEACKDMTIRQITREIADQMDILYFSARKLGFARGGGICIRSEAECLKMKELIPVYEGFLTYGGMSVREMEAVTVGLEETMDEDVISQGPQFIRYMVDELHAAGVPVITPAGGLGCHIDVKQFLPHVPQEQYSAGALAAALYIAGGIRGMERGTMSEQREPDGSEHLAAMELVRLAVPRRVYTLSQVKYVIDRVKWLYENREIVGGLKFIEEPAVLRFFFGRLAPVSDWQEKLVAKFRADFGESL from the coding sequence ATGAGCCAGATCAAGTTTATGAGTGGGGAAAACATCCCCCTGGAAATGCATAAAGTCCGGATTGTCCAGAAGCTGTGCCTGCCCACTGTGGAGCAGCGCCAGAAAAATATGGAGGCGGCGGGCAACAACACCTTTTTGCTGCAAAATAAAGATGTGTTCATCGACATGCTCACCGACAGCGGTGTCAACGCCATGAGCGACAACCAGCAGGCGGCCATGCTCCAGGCCGACGACGCCTATGCCGGCTCCGCCACCTTTACCCGTCTGGAGGGTAAGCTCCGCGAGCTTTTCGGCATGGACTATTATCTGCCCACCCACCAGGGCCGTGCGGCGGAAAACATTCTGGCGGAGACCTATGTGAAGCCCGGCACCGTGATTCCCATGAACTACCACTTCACCACCACCAAGGCCCACATCACCCGCCTGGGCGGCAGAGTGGAGGAGCTGATCTGCGACGAGGGGCTGGAGTCCTTCAACGACTACCCCTTCAAGGGCAACTTCAATGTGGACAAGCTCCGTGCGCTCATCGAGTCCGAGGGCGTGGAGAAAACCCCATTTGTCCGCCTCGAGGCGGGCACCAACCTCATCGGAGGCCAGCCCTTGTCCCTCCGGAACATCAAGGACGTGTGCGCCGTGTGCCGGGAGTATGGGATCCTCACGGTGCTGGATGCAAGCCTCCTCCAGGACAACCTCTATTTCATCAAGCAGCGGGAGGAAGCCTGCAAAGACATGACCATCCGCCAGATCACCCGGGAGATTGCGGATCAGATGGACATTCTCTATTTTTCCGCCCGGAAGTTGGGCTTTGCCCGGGGTGGCGGCATCTGTATCCGCAGCGAGGCGGAGTGCCTGAAGATGAAAGAGCTGATCCCTGTGTACGAGGGGTTTTTGACTTACGGCGGCATGTCCGTCCGGGAGATGGAGGCCGTCACCGTGGGCCTGGAGGAGACCATGGACGAGGACGTCATCTCCCAGGGCCCCCAGTTCATCCGGTATATGGTGGATGAGCTGCATGCGGCGGGCGTGCCGGTCATCACCCCGGCCGGCGGCCTTGGCTGCCACATCGACGTCAAGCAGTTCCTGCCCCATGTGCCCCAGGAGCAGTACTCCGCCGGAGCCCTGGCGGCGGCGCTGTACATTGCCGGTGGCATCCGCGGCATGGAGCGCGGCACCATGTCCGAGCAGCGGGAGCCGGACGGCTCCGAGCATCTGGCGGCCATGGAGCTGGTGCGGCTGGCGGTCCCCCGCCGTGTATACACCCTCTCCCAGGTGAAGTATGTCATCGACCGTGTGAAGTGGCTGTATGAAAACCGGGAGATCGTAGGCGGGCTGAAGTTCATCGAGGAGCCTGCGGTGCTGCGGTTCTTCTTTGGCCGGCTGGCCCCCGTGTCCGACTGGCAGGAGAAACTGGTGGCAAAATTCCGGGCCGATTTCGGAGAAAGCCTGTAA
- the rsmH gene encoding 16S rRNA (cytosine(1402)-N(4))-methyltransferase RsmH, whose protein sequence is MEYTHKPVLLHECIEALQIRPDGIYLDGTLGRAGHSLEIARRLTTGRLICIDRDMAAIDAARLRLAEYMDRVTLVHSNFSELASILAELNLAGVDGMLFDLGVSSPQLDDASRGFSYMHDAPLDMRMDESAPLSAWEVVNRWSYEELRRILYEYGEERYAPAIARAICRRREDRPIDTTFELVEVIRRAMPPQALREKQHPAKRSFQAIRIAVNDELGALSPMLEAAADGLNPGGRLAVISFHSLEDRIVKKTLQELAKGCICPPEFPVCICGRKPKLELISRKPVVAGEAELEENPRARSAKLRVAQRCET, encoded by the coding sequence ATGGAATACACACATAAGCCCGTGCTGTTGCACGAATGCATAGAGGCGCTTCAAATCCGGCCGGACGGGATTTACCTGGACGGCACGTTGGGCCGGGCGGGCCACTCCCTGGAGATTGCCCGCCGCCTGACCACGGGCCGGCTGATCTGCATCGACCGGGACATGGCCGCCATCGACGCGGCCCGCTTGCGCCTGGCGGAGTACATGGACCGCGTCACTTTGGTACACAGCAATTTTTCCGAGCTGGCCTCGATCCTTGCGGAGCTGAACCTTGCGGGGGTGGACGGCATGCTCTTTGACCTTGGAGTTTCCTCACCCCAGCTGGACGACGCGTCCCGGGGCTTTTCCTACATGCACGACGCACCGCTGGACATGCGTATGGATGAGTCCGCCCCGCTGAGCGCTTGGGAAGTGGTGAACCGGTGGAGCTATGAGGAGCTGCGCCGGATTCTCTATGAATACGGGGAAGAGCGCTACGCGCCAGCCATTGCCCGCGCCATCTGCCGGCGCAGGGAGGACAGGCCCATCGACACCACGTTTGAGCTGGTGGAGGTCATCCGTAGGGCCATGCCGCCCCAGGCGCTGCGGGAAAAGCAGCATCCCGCCAAACGGAGCTTCCAGGCCATCCGCATTGCGGTGAACGACGAGCTGGGAGCGCTTTCGCCCATGCTGGAAGCGGCGGCGGACGGATTGAACCCCGGCGGCCGCCTGGCGGTGATCTCCTTCCACTCCCTGGAGGACCGCATTGTCAAAAAGACGCTGCAGGAGCTGGCCAAAGGCTGTATCTGCCCACCGGAATTTCCGGTGTGCATCTGCGGCCGGAAACCAAAATTGGAACTGATAAGCCGCAAGCCGGTGGTTGCCGGCGAGGCTGAACTGGAGGAAAACCCACGGGCCCGGAGCGCAAAGCTGCGGGTGGCCCAACGGTGCGAAACGTAA
- the rsmD gene encoding 16S rRNA (guanine(966)-N(2))-methyltransferase RsmD, whose protein sequence is MRVITGSARGRRLKELEGQDTRPTTDRVKEGMFSILQFDLEGRRVLDLFAGTGQLGIEALSRGAAFAVFVDHRSDAVKLIRENLKVTDLADRAKVVSGDSMEYLSGVREKFDIILLDPPYEAELLEPALAHIARFDILSPHGIIVAESPAGRALPALAPPYGIYRTYRYGKIGLTVYHRDGNEGESNDNGDLFGQL, encoded by the coding sequence ATGCGAGTGATTACAGGCTCCGCCCGGGGCCGGCGGCTGAAGGAGCTGGAGGGGCAGGACACCCGCCCCACCACCGACCGGGTCAAAGAAGGCATGTTCAGTATTTTGCAGTTTGACCTGGAGGGGCGGCGGGTGCTGGACCTGTTCGCCGGCACGGGCCAGCTGGGCATCGAGGCCCTCTCCCGGGGAGCGGCCTTTGCCGTATTTGTGGATCACCGGTCCGACGCGGTGAAGCTGATCCGGGAAAACCTGAAGGTGACGGATCTGGCGGATCGGGCCAAAGTGGTGTCCGGGGACTCTATGGAATATCTTTCCGGCGTGCGGGAAAAGTTTGACATCATCCTTCTGGACCCGCCTTATGAGGCGGAGCTGCTGGAGCCGGCGCTGGCCCATATTGCACGATTTGACATTCTTTCCCCCCATGGTATAATTGTGGCGGAAAGCCCTGCGGGACGTGCTCTGCCCGCCCTTGCGCCGCCCTATGGGATCTACCGCACCTACCGGTACGGCAAGATCGGACTGACGGTGTATCATAGAGACGGAAACGAGGGGGAGTCCAATGACAACGGCGATCTGTTCGGGCAGCTTTGA
- a CDS encoding DAK2 domain-containing protein, which translates to MNEQLTGALFKQMVLHGAAAITNQKQAINDLNVFPVPDGDTGTNMSMTINTAVAELKKSDPQSLEQAAAITASALLRGARGNSGVILSLLFRGLSKSLKGMETADSAAFANAMQEGVASAYNAVMKPAEGTVLTVSRLAAKRACEAAAETRDIEKVLEEAIAEGYATLDQTIEMNPVLKKAGVVDAGGKGYLIVLEGMLAAMRGEPLPEINEESHPQEKADFAALSDEEITFTFDTVFIVRRIPGKSIEPLRAYLGSIGDSLVIGEDDDAFKVHVHTDIPGAALTESQKYGTLELAKIENMRTQYEDMAAGRKTQSVDDLEAEKQSAPADPPKDFGFLAVCAGDGLAALFKDLGADGVVSGGQTMNPSTESILKEIERINAKTVFVLPNNGNIIMAAQQCVGLTSKEVVVIPTKTVPQGITAMMNVDFDAGDAQEITDAMAGAIGAVTTAQITYAARNSDFDGFAISEGDYLALEEGKLFGTDKDITALLGKLAEDAASRDASFISLFFGEDVSEEDASVAADIFQKACPEAEVSVLSGGQPVYYYIISME; encoded by the coding sequence ATGAACGAACAGCTTACCGGCGCGCTTTTCAAGCAGATGGTGCTGCATGGGGCCGCGGCCATCACCAACCAGAAACAAGCCATCAACGACTTAAACGTCTTCCCCGTGCCTGACGGAGACACGGGCACCAACATGAGCATGACCATCAACACCGCTGTGGCGGAGCTGAAGAAGTCCGATCCCCAGAGCCTGGAGCAGGCCGCCGCCATCACCGCCTCCGCGCTGCTGCGGGGCGCCCGGGGCAACTCCGGCGTCATTTTGTCCCTCCTCTTCCGGGGATTGTCCAAGTCCCTCAAGGGCATGGAGACCGCTGACAGTGCCGCCTTTGCAAACGCCATGCAGGAGGGCGTGGCCTCCGCCTACAATGCGGTGATGAAGCCCGCCGAGGGCACTGTGCTCACCGTTTCCCGCCTGGCCGCAAAGCGGGCCTGCGAGGCGGCCGCCGAGACCCGGGACATCGAAAAGGTTCTGGAAGAGGCCATCGCCGAGGGCTATGCCACCCTGGACCAGACCATTGAGATGAACCCGGTACTGAAGAAGGCCGGTGTTGTGGACGCCGGCGGAAAGGGCTATCTGATCGTGCTGGAAGGAATGCTGGCCGCCATGCGCGGTGAACCCCTGCCGGAGATAAACGAGGAGTCCCATCCCCAGGAAAAGGCCGACTTTGCCGCTCTTTCGGATGAGGAGATCACCTTCACCTTCGACACGGTGTTCATCGTCCGCAGGATCCCCGGCAAGTCCATTGAGCCGCTGCGTGCCTATTTGGGCAGCATCGGCGACAGCCTGGTCATCGGTGAGGACGACGACGCCTTCAAGGTCCACGTCCACACCGACATCCCCGGCGCCGCCCTCACCGAGTCCCAGAAATACGGCACGCTGGAACTGGCCAAAATCGAGAACATGCGCACCCAGTACGAAGACATGGCCGCGGGCCGGAAGACCCAGAGCGTGGATGATCTGGAGGCGGAGAAGCAGTCCGCCCCCGCCGACCCCCCCAAGGACTTCGGCTTTTTGGCCGTGTGCGCCGGGGACGGCCTGGCTGCGCTCTTCAAGGACCTGGGTGCGGACGGGGTGGTCTCCGGTGGGCAGACCATGAACCCCTCCACGGAGAGCATCCTCAAGGAGATCGAGCGCATCAACGCCAAGACCGTGTTTGTCCTGCCCAATAACGGGAACATCATCATGGCCGCCCAGCAGTGCGTCGGCCTCACCTCCAAAGAGGTAGTGGTCATCCCCACCAAGACCGTGCCCCAGGGCATCACCGCCATGATGAACGTGGATTTTGACGCCGGGGATGCCCAGGAGATCACCGATGCCATGGCCGGCGCCATCGGCGCGGTCACCACCGCCCAGATCACCTATGCCGCCCGGAACTCTGATTTCGACGGCTTCGCCATCAGCGAGGGCGACTACCTTGCCCTGGAGGAGGGCAAGCTCTTCGGCACCGACAAGGACATCACTGCCTTATTGGGCAAGTTGGCGGAGGACGCCGCCAGCCGGGATGCCTCCTTTATCTCACTCTTCTTCGGCGAGGATGTCAGCGAGGAGGACGCCAGCGTGGCTGCGGATATCTTCCAGAAGGCCTGCCCCGAGGCGGAGGTCTCCGTCCTCTCCGGCGGCCAGCCTGTCTATTATTACATCATCTCGATGGAATAA
- a CDS encoding ferritin family protein, with product MDQYDYRQYDRIWERVAPTLNPYPAARTQNSAAAAPMTVQEEENLPGAEQNPCCMGSQAAESLEVLKGFIEEELADRRYYLAFARQAPNASAGRTLREIAADEAGHAKRLLAVYYLITGECFRPAFSSERISIGPWCAALRGRYHEEACGGFNYIRAAEGTTDPCLSRLLTQLSEDEYRHADRMLALLERAL from the coding sequence ATGGATCAATATGATTACCGGCAATACGACCGCATCTGGGAACGGGTGGCCCCCACCCTGAATCCCTATCCTGCCGCCCGGACGCAGAACAGCGCCGCCGCGGCGCCCATGACCGTGCAGGAGGAGGAGAACCTGCCCGGGGCCGAGCAAAACCCCTGCTGCATGGGCTCGCAGGCGGCGGAGTCGCTGGAGGTGCTCAAGGGGTTCATCGAGGAGGAGCTGGCGGACCGGCGGTACTACCTTGCCTTTGCGCGTCAGGCGCCCAACGCATCGGCTGGGCGTACGCTGCGGGAGATCGCCGCGGATGAGGCAGGTCACGCCAAACGGCTGTTGGCTGTGTACTACCTGATTACCGGCGAATGCTTCCGGCCTGCGTTCAGCAGCGAGCGGATCAGCATCGGCCCCTGGTGCGCCGCACTGCGGGGACGGTACCATGAGGAGGCCTGCGGAGGCTTCAATTACATACGGGCGGCAGAGGGAACCACCGATCCCTGCCTGAGTAGGCTGCTGACGCAGCTTTCCGAGGATGAGTACCGCCACGCTGACAGGATGCTCGCTCTGTTGGAACGGGCCCTGTAG
- a CDS encoding Asp23/Gls24 family envelope stress response protein: protein MIKFQSERGEVSVSSAVFSNMAGVAATNCFGVKGMAFRSMTDGLVHLLRREAMSKGVKVTYNEDDSIDIELHIIVENGVNLTAVCRSIMSEVRYVVNHNTGVTVRSVDVCVDSMTM, encoded by the coding sequence ATGATAAAATTTCAGTCTGAACGCGGCGAAGTTTCTGTCAGCAGCGCAGTGTTTTCCAACATGGCCGGCGTGGCTGCCACCAACTGCTTCGGCGTAAAGGGCATGGCGTTCCGTTCCATGACCGACGGGCTTGTCCACCTGCTGCGCCGGGAGGCCATGAGCAAGGGCGTCAAGGTCACCTATAACGAGGACGACTCCATTGATATTGAACTCCACATCATCGTGGAAAACGGCGTGAATCTGACAGCCGTATGCCGCTCGATCATGAGCGAGGTGCGGTACGTAGTCAACCACAACACCGGCGTCACCGTGCGCTCAGTGGATGTCTGCGTCGATTCCATGACCATGTGA
- the rarD gene encoding EamA family transporter RarD, with the protein MKKGLLCVLACYVIWGLLPGYWKLMSSLDSFYILATRILWSLIFVGLILLVSKRMDRVRAAFCDRRELLRLSLAGVLICINWGAFIWAVNSGHILDSSLAYYMNPILTILIGTFVFHEKLTRLQWVAVGITLMGIVAAVVRFGQIPWLALVIGGAFALYGAVKKGCRVDAGTSLFLETLVLAPASLAFVLWSEWNGTGAVGNVGPGGFALLASTGIATSVPLLFYAKGIVLTPYTTAGILMYVNPTLQFIVGALFFHEQFTTTYAILFGFVWTGLVFYVASDLLAHRAQRKNQQLEEQ; encoded by the coding sequence ATGAAAAAGGGTCTGCTTTGCGTGTTGGCCTGTTATGTGATCTGGGGCCTGCTTCCCGGTTACTGGAAGCTGATGTCCTCGCTGGACTCCTTTTATATCCTGGCCACCCGGATTCTCTGGAGCCTGATTTTTGTAGGGCTGATCCTGCTCGTCTCCAAGCGGATGGACCGCGTCCGCGCGGCCTTTTGCGACCGCAGGGAGCTTTTGCGCCTCAGCCTGGCCGGGGTGCTGATCTGCATCAACTGGGGCGCGTTCATCTGGGCGGTGAACAGCGGTCATATCCTGGACTCCAGCCTGGCATACTATATGAACCCCATCCTCACCATTTTAATCGGGACCTTTGTGTTTCATGAAAAGCTGACCAGACTCCAGTGGGTGGCGGTGGGGATCACCCTCATGGGGATCGTGGCGGCGGTGGTGCGTTTTGGCCAAATCCCCTGGCTGGCCCTGGTCATAGGCGGGGCATTCGCCCTATACGGCGCGGTGAAAAAGGGCTGCCGCGTGGACGCGGGCACGTCACTCTTCCTGGAGACGCTGGTGCTGGCTCCCGCCTCGCTGGCCTTTGTGCTCTGGTCGGAGTGGAACGGGACCGGCGCCGTGGGGAATGTGGGGCCGGGGGGCTTTGCCCTGCTGGCCTCCACGGGCATTGCCACCAGTGTGCCGCTGCTCTTTTACGCCAAGGGCATCGTGCTGACGCCCTACACCACGGCCGGGATTTTGATGTATGTCAATCCCACGCTGCAATTCATCGTGGGCGCCCTTTTTTTCCACGAGCAATTCACTACCACCTACGCCATTCTCTTCGGCTTCGTCTGGACGGGGCTGGTCTTTTACGTGGCCAGCGACCTGCTGGCCCACCGCGCGCAGCGGAAGAATCAACAGTTGGAGGAACAATAA
- a CDS encoding hydrolase, translated as MKECISREAALALLRKYNAEPFHIQHALTVEGVMRWYAGDLGFGGDAEFWATVGLLHDVDFEKWPEEHCVKAPELLKEAGCSEEFIHAVCSHGYGLCSEVRPEAEMEKVLFASDELTGLIGAAARMRPSKSCQDMELASLKKKFKDKKFAAGCSRDVIRQGAEMLGWELDTLLEKTLEAMRSCEESISREMESLGL; from the coding sequence ATGAAAGAATGCATTTCAAGGGAAGCGGCCCTTGCGCTGCTGAGAAAGTATAACGCCGAGCCCTTCCACATCCAGCACGCGCTGACGGTGGAGGGCGTGATGCGCTGGTACGCCGGGGACCTGGGCTTCGGCGGGGACGCGGAGTTTTGGGCCACGGTGGGCCTGCTGCACGACGTGGATTTTGAGAAGTGGCCGGAGGAGCACTGCGTGAAGGCACCGGAACTGCTGAAGGAAGCGGGCTGCTCCGAGGAGTTCATCCATGCGGTGTGCAGCCACGGCTACGGCCTTTGCAGCGAGGTCCGGCCGGAGGCGGAGATGGAGAAGGTGCTCTTTGCCTCCGACGAGCTGACCGGGCTCATCGGAGCCGCGGCCCGGATGCGGCCCTCCAAGAGCTGCCAGGACATGGAGCTTGCCAGTTTGAAGAAGAAATTCAAGGACAAGAAATTTGCCGCGGGCTGCTCCCGGGATGTGATCCGCCAGGGGGCGGAGATGCTGGGCTGGGAGCTGGACACGCTGCTGGAAAAGACCCTGGAGGCCATGCGCTCCTGCGAGGAGTCCATCAGCCGGGAAATGGAGTCTTTGGGACTGTAA